Proteins co-encoded in one Arachis hypogaea cultivar Tifrunner chromosome 13, arahy.Tifrunner.gnm2.J5K5, whole genome shotgun sequence genomic window:
- the LOC140177716 gene encoding uncharacterized protein produces MVKSERLKFFRYKQPQLRVDKYKFLHESLINGDVDAARLGKRIILPNTFTGGPKYMMNNFKDAFVICRYAGYPSYFITMTCNPEWDEIKREVTPIGLKVEDRPDILCRVFKIKLDGLIYDLKEGKIFGKILGYVRSIEFQKRGLPHAHIFLFMSIEFKPQRPDDIDKHITAKISDENERPNLHGAAQNYMVHGSCGPYNKNSPCMKNGYCSKFYAKEFRQQTLIDEAGFPKYRRTDNSRIVKKRECVLDNKLIVAYNPELLLKFGCHINVEYTCQTSSIKYLFKYVHKGNDRVTTTLYNAGTFRHVRQSGLFGYEIQEKEPFVIRLPFHLEDEQPMVCSETSNVNDIVERAISQVHVFGMDGGEHVISLYSKSDLS; encoded by the exons ATGGTGAAATCAGAGAGGTTAAAATTCTTTAGGTATAAACAACCACAGTTGAGGGTTGATAAATACAAATTTCTGCATGAAAGTCTTATAAACGGGGATGTAGATGCTGCAAGGCTTGGCAAAAGAATCATTCTTCCCAATACTTTTACCGGTGGACCTAAGTACATGATGAATAATTTTAAAGATGCATTTGTAATTTGTAGATATGCAGGATATCCTAGCTATTTTATCACTATGACCTGTAACCCTGAATGGGATGAGATAAAAAGAGAAGTGACTCCCATTGGATTGAAGGTAGAAGACCGCCCTGATATATTGTGTCGAGTTTTCAAGATCAAACTTGATGGTTTGATTTATGACCTAAAAGAGGGAAAAATCTTTGGCAAAATTTTGGGAT atGTTCGCAGTATAGAGTTTCAAAAGAGAGGGCTTCCACATGCACATATCTTTTTATTCATGAGTATCGAGTTCAAGCCACAAAGACCAGatgacatagacaaacatataacaGCTAAGATTTCTGATGAAAATGAAAGGCCAAATCTACATGGAGCTGCTCAAAATTACATGGTACATGGTTCATGTGGTCCGTACAACAAGAATTCACCTTGCATGAAGAATGGATACTGTTCAAAGTTTTATGCCAAAGAGTTTAGACAGCAAACACTCATTGATGAAGCCGGATTTCCTAAATATAGGCGTACTGATAACAGTCGAATAGTGAAGAAAAGGGAATGTGTACTAGACAATAAGCTCATTGTTGCTTATAATCCAGAATTGTTGCTCAAGTTCGGGTGTCACATAAATGTGGAATACACATGCCAAACAAGTTCTATTAAGTATCTGTTTAAGTATGTACATAAGGGCAATGACCGCGTAACAACTACCCTATACAACGCTG GTACATTTCGGCATGTGAGGCAGTCTGGTTTATTTGGATACGAAATCCAAGAAAAAGAACCATTTGTGATTAGACTTCCATTCCATTTGGAGGATGAGCAACCTATGGTTTGTAGTGAAACTTCTAATGTAAATGATATCGTCGAAAGAGCAATATCTCAAGTCCATGTTTTTGGGATGGATGGCGGCGAACATGTCATATCCCTATACTCGAAGTCTGACTTATCCTGA